The following is a genomic window from Babesia bovis T2Bo chromosome 4 map unlocalized Chr4_1, whole genome shotgun sequence.
GGTTTGTATTAATGTTACTGTGTACCGTTGTAATCATTTGACTATTTGTTTGTATTTAAGAATTATAATTACAATATATTGCCATACAATCAGCTATGATTTTGCAGATTATGTCCTACACATTTTTGCTTTATTCCTAAAGACAACAGATTTAATCAAcaaaaaatgatatatcattacTTATACAATTAGCATACCTAGTCATATAGATATGACAAACAATTTTAAGATTTCGCAATTTAAATCTCTTGTTAAATTGCTGCGTAATGCACGAATATCGCAATCCAGTAACTGTGGTAGAATATTCATAATGTTTTCTGGAATAACTCTTCCTTTTGTCTTATCACATTATTTTGGTTCTTCATGGATTTATACTACATCTAAAATCGCATCATGGAAGTTAGGTAGGTTAATATATGCTATGTTTTTCTAAAGATAAATGCAGCAACCTGTGAAGCTTCTTGTGGAAATACGACTCCCATTAAACCCACATGTTGTAAACAAAATTGTTGTGCTTCTTGCGTAACAGAGCAATCAAAAGAATCATGCAGTGATGATACAAAAGACTCAGCTCTTCCAGAGCTTAAACCTGAAACTGAACAGAAGGTAGATTCATTAGACTGTATCGACAATTTATGCAGATTAAGGAAGAAATAACAAAGTATAATGTAGTGCTATTTATAAAAGGTACAGCCAATAAACCAGCTTGCAAGTATAGCAGACAAGCAATCGATATATTAAAGGTATATAAATACTAAATccttaatatatattcacagGAATCACGGGCACCGATTATCAGAACAGTTAATGTTCTAGATGATCCCGATTTAAGGTCCGGAATAAAAAGATTTTCAAATTATCCTTACATACCACAGCTCTACGTTAGAGGTCAATTTGTTGGTGGGCTAGACGCAATAATTAAAATGAGAGAAAGTGGAACATTAAAGGAAATATTGGAATCTAGTTAGCCCTTAAGACtgaaatataatatcaaaatgCTAAATAATTCATGTACACATAAAAATGCACAATATTGGCATATAAGGCGCATTAGAGGACAGAATCATTACGCAAATGTTCATTAAACATGCTACGAAACTataatgtgttatatagTTACACGAATTCCGTGCCAAAGTGACAaacatgtaatataaataattcATTACACAACAATACACCCATTCATGTACAATGCATTGCAttataatgtgtattaATATGATAATATAGTTCCATGAACCATTTTGCATGGGGCATGCTTAACGTGATGTCGTTTCACTAAATAGGTCCCACACACTACTCGTTATTGTTAATTTTTCGTTAATGCATCGGTAAGTTGCTTACATTGTCTATTCTTCATGATATCTGCAATCTTGATTGCAATATTCTGTTGAATAGTAAATGTGTGTTCGTTTTAATGTATTGTCTGATGTGTACACACTACGTTGGTAGTGGCAGTGAAACTATTCAGTTCAACCTTACACAGTGACTTTTTCTGTGTCCTATATGACACATATTTGCTTAATTGGTTGTCTTTCCGAATTATACGTCTTATGCTTCTAAATTTACTCTTGTTCAAAACAACGTCACACACGATTCCATGTGTATGACAATAGGCTTAACGTTTTAGTGTGTATGTGATTCTGTTGTTGATATTGCATTGTGATTATTGGTTGTGTCTGTTTATAGTCAATGTTCGCATTATTCATCTGGATCTTCTTTAGTGTGTGTATCGTCGTTTAACGGATATTTGCTCtatgatgtgtaacataaTTTTGCAGATTAAGTATGGGAATAATTGTATATTTCGCTATATTGGTTGGATTGAAGGCTAGAAATGGCATTAGTCTTGCCAATGCTTCGACTAACGATGCTTTGTCACTTCTAGGAGGAACGCTTCATCCAAGTTACGACCTATTCGATGAGTTGCAGGTAAGTAGGCATAAAACATATCCAATCGCATATCTGTAGGCTATACATCCACATGTAAACCTGCATCACCCTAAACATGATGCTGCTAATCATCATACAAAACATGAAAATGTGACTGAACACCACCATAAAAGTGATCATTCAACTAGGGATGACACTTTCCCCGATAATTCGCATCAAGGTATTCATCATTCTCATGCATCTAACGTCAATCACCACCATGCCAACGGTAAACATCATATCGATGAACACAACCATCGTCATGAAGGACGTGAGGAGAATGATGAACGTAAGAGGGAAAAACATCATATGAAGCATGACCATGAAAAACGTGACTCGGGTTATATTCGTCATCGTAAATCTAGCTTCTGTCAGAATAACAACTGTTCTTTAGAGCCGGATGTTAAGGGATCTGAATTTGATTATAGTTCGTTCCCTTCGTTCTTGGCCGCTAGTGTACCCGATATCTTGGAAAATCGGAATTTACTTGGCGCACCTTTTCAAACAAGTATGTTGGACACTAATATAATCACATGTCACAGCTATATTTGCGGTGCCGAAGACGGTGAAACACGAATCAGACAAGGGTGCCAAAAAGCATAAACAAATGACCGATGACGACGAAGATGAGGATtttgaagaagatgaagaagaagaagaaggagaaGAAAAAATGGATGCTAAGACTGAAGGTGTCTCGGAAGAGCACAAAGATAACGATGAAGAATTTGAAGAcgatgatgacgatgaCTTCGGTGAGGACGAACACGAAAGCACATCTCATAAGGAATCGGACAAGGCTGTATCAAACGAGTCACATGTAAAGGAAGGCATGCGAAAGAATGCTGATCAGGTGGTTAGTGGTACTCATAGTAACCCTGATATCCATGAGAAAAACATGACACACCCGGGTTGTCCACTGTCTCATAATGGAGAAACCCATGTTAACGGTGTGAATAATGCCGTTAGTGTTCCGCACACTAATGAACATGCTAATGCTGTCCATTCTCAACCATCTGATGCAACCAACAAGTTGCCAATATGCCCAGTTAACCCGACGGTCCATACGAAGACGGTAGAAGGATCGGCTACTAACGTTACTCCAAATGCATCTGAACCAAATTCCCATGAGAAGGTCAGCGTCCCTACCGGAGAAACTGGTAACGAGGCT
Proteins encoded in this region:
- a CDS encoding Glutaredoxin family protein, whose amino-acid sequence is MFSGITLPFVLSHYFGSSWIYTTSKIASWKLATCEASCGNTTPIKPTCCKQNCCASCVTEQSKESCSDDTKDSALPELKPETEQKIKEEITKYNVVLFIKGTANKPACKYSRQAIDILKESRAPIIRTVNVLDDPDLSSTLEVNLLVG